A window from Chrysiogenia bacterium encodes these proteins:
- a CDS encoding NADH-quinone oxidoreductase subunit J, whose product MDGATILFYLFAAMAVGSAVLVVTSDHAIRCAMYLVVTFFNLAALYILLDAHFLGAAQILIYAGAITVLILFVIMLLDITSLGSFAASRNDAARAIGLVATATLLLILAPKIIGMGNVGFAAEIPADFGSAKELGVLLYKRYLLAFEMVAVLLLAAVVAAVAIAHKEEEA is encoded by the coding sequence ATGGACGGCGCAACGATCCTTTTCTACCTCTTTGCGGCCATGGCCGTTGGAAGCGCGGTGCTCGTCGTGACGAGCGACCACGCCATCCGCTGCGCCATGTACCTCGTGGTCACGTTCTTCAACCTGGCCGCGCTCTACATCCTGCTCGACGCCCACTTCCTGGGGGCTGCGCAGATTCTGATCTATGCCGGCGCCATCACGGTGCTGATCCTGTTCGTCATCATGCTGCTCGACATCACGAGCCTCGGATCCTTCGCTGCGAGCCGCAACGACGCCGCGCGGGCCATCGGCCTTGTCGCCACGGCCACGCTGCTGCTCATTCTCGCCCCGAAGATCATCGGCATGGGAAATGTCGGCTTTGCCGCGGAGATCCCCGCCGACTTCGGCAGCGCGAAGGAGCTGGGCGTCCTGCTCTACAAGCGCTACCTGCTGGCCTTCGAGATGGTCGCGGTCCTGCTGCTCGCAGCGGTCGTGGCCGCCGTGGCCATCGCCCACAAAGAGGAGGAGGCCTGA
- the nuoK gene encoding NADH-quinone oxidoreductase subunit NuoK: protein MEITLGHYLIVSALLFCTGIFGVVTRRNVIMILMSIELMLNGVNLSFAAFARHWGDGSGHVMVVLSIAVAAAEAAVGLALLIAIFRNRESVNVEDLDLLKG from the coding sequence ATGGAAATCACGCTCGGCCACTACCTCATTGTCTCGGCGCTCTTGTTCTGTACCGGCATCTTCGGCGTGGTCACGCGCCGCAATGTCATCATGATTCTCATGAGCATCGAGCTCATGCTCAATGGCGTGAACCTCTCGTTCGCCGCCTTCGCCCGCCACTGGGGTGATGGATCGGGACACGTGATGGTGGTGCTGTCCATCGCCGTTGCCGCAGCCGAGGCCGCCGTGGGTCTGGCGCTGCTCATTGCCATTTTCCGTAACCGCGAGAGCGTGAACGTCGAAGACCTCGACCTGCTGAAGGGTTAA
- the nuoL gene encoding NADH-quinone oxidoreductase subunit L gives MVNGALTLTGKPLSERNTALLGCLTVLGSALLATNALIIVLSHEEPVRLTATAWEWIASGRLSIPVSLVVDRLSALYITFICWIGLLIHVYSHGYMHGDRGFSRFFTYLNLFMFSMLTLVLGSSLPILFVGWEGVGLCSYLLIGFWYEGTENAKAGKKAFVVNRIGDFAFLLGMFVIFWGTWQLDHATLEVAGLQGQIAGLAEQTITLWGFTMRLPTVAAILLFIGACGKSAQIPLYVWLPDAMAGPTPVSALIHAATMVTAGIYMCARMHFLFSESPVALTLIAITGATTALFAASIALVQNDIKKVLAYSTVSQLGYMFMGIGAGAYAMGIFHVFTHAFFKACLFLGAGSVMHAMSNNTDIRLMGGLRKHMPHTWLTFLISTIAIAGVPGFSGFFSKDEILAKTVMNHGYFVPPIVPGHETLTALMPGVLWGMGVLAAFCTAFYMTRILYLTFHGEQRWVEAHVPAEVDALKAARSRIDAYGFEVTPQQLHPHESPVSMTAVLWVLAIGAIFAGYVGLPHFLGGHLAIEGWLGGIFDTAHTAVAGHGAHGAEAVAGHGDTAKELSFALISTFIAFAGIGAALFCYAVKPGLTKTLGDALSVVRRVLSNKYYIDELYDFVFVTPIRRFSESVLWRVIDERVIDGTVRGMGTAARGLGGLLSRAENGIVGSYAVGMLLGVVFILGYLALR, from the coding sequence ATGGTCAATGGCGCGCTCACGCTCACCGGCAAGCCGCTCAGCGAGCGCAACACCGCCCTGCTCGGCTGTTTGACGGTCCTCGGATCGGCGCTGTTGGCGACCAATGCGCTCATCATCGTGCTCTCCCACGAGGAGCCCGTGCGGCTTACCGCTACTGCCTGGGAATGGATCGCCTCCGGGCGGCTCAGCATCCCGGTCTCTCTGGTCGTGGACCGCCTCTCGGCTCTCTACATCACATTCATCTGCTGGATCGGCCTGCTCATCCACGTCTACTCGCACGGGTACATGCACGGCGATCGCGGCTTCAGCCGCTTCTTCACCTACCTGAACCTCTTCATGTTCTCGATGCTGACCCTGGTGCTGGGCTCGAGCCTGCCCATCCTGTTTGTCGGCTGGGAGGGCGTGGGCCTTTGTTCCTACCTGCTCATCGGCTTCTGGTACGAGGGCACGGAGAATGCCAAGGCCGGCAAGAAGGCTTTTGTCGTCAACCGCATCGGCGACTTCGCCTTCCTGCTGGGAATGTTCGTCATCTTCTGGGGCACCTGGCAGCTCGACCACGCCACGCTCGAAGTGGCCGGCCTGCAGGGCCAGATTGCGGGCCTTGCCGAGCAGACCATCACGCTCTGGGGCTTCACCATGCGGCTTCCCACCGTCGCGGCGATCCTGCTGTTCATCGGCGCCTGCGGCAAGAGCGCGCAGATCCCCCTCTACGTGTGGCTGCCCGACGCCATGGCCGGCCCGACGCCGGTCTCGGCGCTCATTCATGCCGCCACCATGGTGACCGCGGGCATCTACATGTGCGCACGCATGCACTTCCTGTTCTCGGAGAGCCCGGTGGCGCTCACCCTCATTGCGATCACCGGCGCGACCACGGCGCTCTTTGCCGCGAGCATCGCGCTCGTCCAGAACGACATCAAGAAGGTGCTGGCCTACTCGACGGTCTCGCAGCTCGGTTACATGTTCATGGGCATCGGCGCGGGCGCTTATGCCATGGGCATCTTCCACGTCTTCACCCATGCCTTCTTCAAGGCCTGCCTCTTCCTTGGCGCCGGTTCGGTGATGCATGCCATGAGCAACAACACCGACATCCGCCTGATGGGTGGGCTCCGCAAGCACATGCCGCACACCTGGCTGACCTTCCTTATCTCGACCATCGCCATTGCCGGCGTGCCGGGTTTCTCGGGCTTCTTCTCGAAGGACGAGATCCTCGCCAAGACGGTGATGAACCATGGCTACTTTGTCCCGCCCATCGTGCCCGGTCACGAAACGCTCACCGCGCTCATGCCCGGCGTGCTCTGGGGCATGGGCGTGCTGGCCGCCTTCTGCACGGCCTTCTACATGACGCGCATCCTGTATCTGACCTTCCACGGCGAGCAGCGTTGGGTCGAAGCCCATGTGCCCGCCGAGGTGGACGCGCTCAAGGCAGCCAGGTCGCGCATCGACGCCTACGGTTTTGAAGTCACCCCGCAGCAGCTCCATCCCCACGAGTCGCCGGTCAGCATGACTGCGGTACTCTGGGTGCTGGCTATCGGCGCCATCTTTGCCGGCTATGTCGGCCTGCCCCATTTCCTGGGCGGGCACCTGGCCATCGAGGGCTGGCTCGGCGGGATCTTCGACACCGCCCACACCGCCGTTGCAGGGCACGGGGCCCATGGCGCCGAAGCGGTTGCCGGGCATGGAGACACCGCCAAGGAGCTGAGCTTCGCGCTCATCTCCACTTTCATTGCCTTTGCCGGCATCGGCGCGGCGCTCTTCTGCTACGCGGTAAAGCCGGGTCTTACAAAAACTCTCGGCGACGCCCTCTCGGTCGTGCGCCGCGTTCTCTCGAACAAGTATTACATCGACGAGCTCTACGACTTTGTCTTCGTCACTCCCATCCGTCGCTTCTCCGAGAGCGTGCTCTGGCGCGTGATCGATGAGCGCGTGATCGACGGTACCGTCCGCGGCATGGGCACCGCCGCCCGCGGGCTCGGCGGGCTTTTGAGCCGTGCCGAGAACGGCATCGTCGGAAGCTACGCGGTCGGCATGTTGCTGGGCGTCGTATTCATCCTCGGGTATCTGGCCCTGCGGTAG
- a CDS encoding NADH-quinone oxidoreductase subunit M: MPILSITLFLPLIGALVILAAARGEGSDAKAKGLALLFSGLTFLVSLAILCGFDSANPDIQMAERYEWISGWGISYFLGVDGLTVLLVMLTTLLTPLVILAGFSNVEKRLPGYMAAMLALETGMLGAFFALDLFLFYVFWEAMLIPMYLLIGIWGGEQRIYAAVKFFLYTMFGSVLMLLSIAALVYMHFEQTGTVTFSLLDLLNTPMHYEVQLWCFAAFALAFAIKVPLFPLHTWLPDAHVQAPTGGSVILAGVLLKMGTYGLVRFAMPLYPAAAVAFAPWLGSLAVVGIIYGALVAMVQPDVKKLVAYSSVSHLGFVVLGISALTPEAFEGAMLQMLNHGVSTGLLFLMVGIIYERRHTRLISEYGGLARVVPVFATLLMIVTFSSIGLPGLNGFVGEFLILLGTFNANNHYGSFHAAFAATGVILSAIYMLWMIQRVLWGPLTNPRNERLADVKPRELAYLAPLLALVFIMGLAPGPFLKTYHASTEAFLGRFEDNAVMASLPAEDAEGRAALAELLADRSNDEAGSELALAEHE, translated from the coding sequence ATGCCGATTCTCTCCATCACGTTGTTCCTGCCGCTCATCGGAGCGCTGGTCATCCTTGCCGCCGCGCGCGGCGAGGGCTCGGACGCCAAGGCCAAGGGCCTGGCCCTGCTCTTCTCGGGCCTGACCTTCCTGGTCTCGCTGGCGATCCTTTGCGGCTTCGACAGCGCCAACCCGGACATCCAGATGGCCGAGCGCTATGAGTGGATCTCCGGCTGGGGAATTTCGTATTTCCTGGGCGTCGACGGGCTCACCGTGCTGCTCGTCATGCTGACCACGCTGCTCACGCCGCTCGTCATTCTTGCGGGCTTCTCCAATGTCGAGAAGCGCCTGCCCGGTTACATGGCCGCCATGCTGGCGCTGGAGACCGGGATGCTGGGCGCCTTCTTCGCCCTGGATCTCTTCCTCTTCTATGTCTTCTGGGAAGCGATGCTCATCCCCATGTATCTGCTCATCGGGATCTGGGGCGGCGAGCAGCGCATCTATGCCGCGGTGAAGTTCTTCCTCTACACCATGTTCGGCTCGGTGCTGATGCTGCTGTCCATCGCGGCACTGGTCTACATGCACTTCGAGCAGACGGGCACGGTCACCTTCTCGCTGCTCGACCTGCTCAATACGCCAATGCACTATGAAGTGCAGCTCTGGTGCTTTGCGGCCTTTGCCCTGGCCTTTGCCATCAAGGTGCCGCTCTTCCCGCTGCACACCTGGCTTCCCGACGCCCACGTGCAGGCGCCCACGGGCGGCTCGGTCATTCTGGCCGGCGTCCTTCTCAAGATGGGCACCTACGGCCTGGTGCGCTTCGCGATGCCGCTCTACCCCGCAGCCGCCGTGGCCTTCGCCCCGTGGCTTGGAAGCCTGGCGGTGGTCGGCATCATCTACGGCGCGCTGGTTGCCATGGTGCAGCCCGACGTTAAAAAGCTTGTCGCCTATTCCTCGGTCAGCCACCTGGGATTTGTCGTGCTGGGAATCAGCGCACTCACGCCCGAGGCATTCGAGGGCGCGATGCTCCAGATGCTCAACCACGGCGTCTCGACCGGCCTGCTCTTCCTGATGGTAGGCATTATCTACGAGCGCCGGCACACGCGCCTGATCTCCGAATACGGCGGCCTTGCCCGCGTGGTGCCGGTCTTTGCCACGCTACTCATGATCGTGACCTTCTCGAGCATCGGCCTGCCCGGGCTCAACGGCTTCGTGGGCGAGTTCCTCATCCTGCTGGGCACCTTCAATGCCAACAACCACTACGGCTCCTTCCACGCGGCCTTTGCCGCGACGGGCGTCATCCTGAGCGCGATCTACATGCTCTGGATGATCCAGCGCGTGCTGTGGGGACCGCTTACGAATCCCAGGAACGAGCGCCTTGCCGACGTGAAGCCGCGCGAGCTGGCCTACCTGGCGCCCCTGCTCGCCCTGGTGTTCATCATGGGCCTTGCACCCGGGCCGTTCCTCAAGACCTATCACGCAAGCACCGAGGCCTTCCTCGGCCGCTTTGAAGACAATGCCGTGATGGCGAGCCTGCCGGCCGAAGATGCCGAGGGCCGCGCCGCGCTGGCCGAGCTGCTTGCCGATCGAAGCAATGATGAAGCCGGGAGCGAACTCGCCCTGGCCGAACACGAGTAA
- a CDS encoding NADH-quinone oxidoreductase subunit N: MPELNINFHYVLPPLLMALGGCVVLTEGLVLGARKHTLFFVTTLITAAASLGASLCLRGEVGAGFSDAVIIDGTVVLLLSLVAICVILGALVSPAYLNRYKMKGADYYTLMLFAACGMQVLVSAGDLSTLFIGLETMSVSVYALTGYRIRQDASTEGAMKYFLLGAFATGFLLYGMAFLYGATGTTNLAEMGLRLGDITEGSHTALFAMLGLGLLLVGMAFKVGAFPFHMWVPDAYQGAPTPVTAFMSVAVKAAAFGILLRTLSVALFPLAYLWQPLISWLAVGTMLAGNVLALRQDNVKRMLAYSSVSHAGYLLLGVAASGTLPTEAGAAVIHYLMVYAFMNVGAFAVLLSLSREGYERTRYSDLTGLSQERPLIAAVLAFFMIALAGIPPTGGFTAKFYLFAAAIKSGLAGPAILGILSSVIGVVYYLRVVVVSYMNPRDESAPIPAVAPRGIALSAVIVIALLVTLEMGLNLLPGLGWFIPGYLEEFSHAIAAAF; encoded by the coding sequence GTGCCTGAGCTCAACATCAATTTTCACTACGTCCTGCCGCCGCTGCTGATGGCGCTGGGCGGCTGCGTGGTCCTGACCGAGGGCCTCGTTCTGGGCGCCCGCAAGCACACCCTGTTCTTCGTTACGACGCTCATCACCGCGGCGGCCTCGCTGGGCGCTTCGCTCTGCCTGCGCGGCGAGGTGGGCGCGGGCTTCTCCGATGCCGTCATCATCGACGGCACGGTGGTGTTGCTGCTCAGCCTCGTCGCCATTTGCGTCATCCTGGGCGCGCTCGTATCGCCTGCCTATCTCAACCGCTACAAAATGAAGGGCGCCGATTACTACACGCTCATGCTCTTCGCCGCCTGCGGAATGCAGGTGCTGGTGAGCGCCGGCGATCTCTCCACCCTGTTCATCGGTCTCGAAACCATGTCGGTGAGCGTCTACGCGCTCACCGGTTATCGCATCCGCCAGGACGCCTCCACCGAGGGGGCGATGAAGTATTTCCTGCTGGGCGCCTTTGCCACGGGATTTCTGCTCTACGGCATGGCTTTCCTCTATGGCGCGACCGGCACGACCAATCTGGCCGAAATGGGCCTGCGCCTTGGCGACATCACCGAGGGATCGCACACGGCGCTCTTTGCCATGCTGGGCCTTGGCCTGCTGCTCGTCGGCATGGCCTTCAAGGTCGGCGCCTTCCCCTTCCACATGTGGGTTCCCGATGCCTACCAGGGCGCGCCCACGCCGGTAACCGCCTTCATGTCCGTGGCGGTCAAGGCCGCCGCCTTCGGCATCCTGCTGCGCACCCTCTCGGTCGCACTCTTCCCGCTCGCCTACCTGTGGCAGCCGCTCATCTCGTGGCTGGCGGTGGGCACGATGCTGGCCGGCAACGTGCTGGCGCTGCGTCAGGACAATGTAAAGCGCATGCTCGCCTATTCGAGCGTCTCCCACGCGGGCTACCTCCTGCTGGGCGTCGCCGCTTCGGGCACGCTTCCCACCGAGGCCGGCGCCGCAGTGATCCACTACCTGATGGTCTACGCCTTCATGAACGTCGGCGCCTTTGCCGTGCTGCTCTCGCTCTCGCGCGAGGGATATGAGCGCACCCGCTACAGCGACCTCACGGGCCTCTCGCAGGAGCGCCCGCTCATCGCCGCCGTGCTGGCCTTTTTCATGATTGCGCTCGCCGGCATTCCGCCCACCGGCGGCTTTACCGCGAAGTTCTACCTCTTTGCCGCGGCCATCAAGTCCGGTCTGGCCGGCCCGGCCATCCTGGGCATCCTGAGCTCGGTCATCGGCGTCGTCTATTACCTGCGCGTCGTGGTCGTCTCCTACATGAATCCCCGCGATGAGAGCGCGCCCATCCCGGCCGTTGCGCCGCGCGGCATCGCCCTCTCGGCCGTCATCGTCATCGCCCTGCTGGTCACCCTGGAAATGGGCCTCAACCTCCTGCCGGGCCTTGGCTGGTTCATTCCCGGCTACCTCGAAGAATTCAGCCACGCCATCGCCGCCGCCTTCTGA